A genomic window from Sorex araneus isolate mSorAra2 chromosome 2, mSorAra2.pri, whole genome shotgun sequence includes:
- the LOC101545099 gene encoding olfactory receptor 18-like → MEPQNQTHFSEFFLLGLSEEPDLQPLLFGVFLSMYLVTVTGNLLIVLAVITDPHLHTPMYFFLSVLSTADIGFSTTTVPKMLANVQTGSRSISYAGCLTQVSFFFFFGCLDSLLLAVMAYDRLVAICHPLHYPVIMSPRLCGLLVLVSFLLSLLDSQVHCLMVSRLAFCAQVQIPHFFCDVPQLFRLACSDTSINHVVIFLVGTISGFVPISGIVFSYSKIVSSVLRVPSPGGRSKAFSTCGSHLSVVCLFYGTGLGVYLSSAVSSSPRKDAVVSVMYTVVTPMLNPFIYSLRNRDIKSALWRVAGRMTRPQ, encoded by the coding sequence ATGGAACCTCAGAACCAAACCCATTTCTCAGAATTCTTCCTCCTGGGACTTTCAGAAGAGCCAGATCTCCAGCCTCTCCTCTTCGGGgtcttcctgtccatgtacctggtcaccGTCACAGGGAACCTGCTCATCGTCCTGGCCGTCATCACTGACCCGCAcctgcacacccccatgtacttcttcctctccgTCCTGTCCACAGCTGACATTGGGTTCAGCACAACCACGGTCCCCAAGATGCTGGCCAACGTCCAGACGGGCAGCAGGTCCATCTCCTATGCGGGCTGTCTGACGCaggtatctttctttttcttcttcggCTGCCTGGACAGTCTGCTCCTggctgtgatggcctatgaccggtTGGTGGCCATCTGTCACCCTCTGCACTACCCCGTCATCATGagtccccgcctctgtggcctGCTGGTCCTCGTGTCCTTCCTCCTCAGCCTCCTGGACTCCCAGGTCCATTGCCTGATGGTATCGCGACTGGCCTTCTGCGCCCAGGTGCAAATCCCTCACTTCTTCTGTGACGTCCCCCAGCTCTTCCGCCTCGCCTGCTCGGATACGTCCATCAACCACGTGGTCATCTTCCTGGTGGGCACCATTTCCGGTTTCGTTCCCATCTCGGGGATTGTTTTCTCTTACTCTAAAATCGTGTCCTCGGTCCTGAGAGTGCCGTCCCCCGGCGGCCGGtccaaagccttctccacctgcggCTCCCACCTGTCCGTGGTCTGCCTGTTCTACGGGACGGGCCTCGGGGTGTACCTCAGCTCCGCCGTCTCCTCTTCCCCAAGGAAGGATGCAGTGGTCTCGGTGATGTACAcagtggtcacccccatgctgaacccctttaTCTACAGCCTGAGGAACAGGGACATCAAGAGTGCCCTCTGGAGAGTGGCCGGCAGGATGACCCGTCCTCAGTAG